AAGGAAGCAGCGGCAGCCGCACATCTCCGTGTGCCGGTGGTTCACCTGGCCGCCGGCGGACCCGCGGGCGCGAAAACGCGGAACCGGCGAAGCCGCCGCAGGAGGGGGGCGCAGTGAGGTAAAGCGCAGCCGTGCGGGTTCACCGCACGGCGAGCCACGAACGGAGCCCCCGCTCCGAGGTGGCGCAGCTTCGGGAGCGCTCGTTCAATTCGCTGGGAGGGACGCGGAACCGATGACCTACGAGGCGCTCGCGAGGAAGTGGCGCCCGAAGACGTTCGACGAGATCGTCGGGCAGGGGCACGTCACCCGCGCCCTCTCCAACGCCATCACCTCGGGGAAGATCCACCACGCCTACCTGTTTTCCGGCACCCGCGGCGTCGGCAAGACCACCTTCGCCCGGATCCTCGCCCGGGCGCTCAACTGCGAGAAGGGCCCCACCCCCACGCCGTGCCTGACGTGCCCCTCGTGCGTCGAGGTCGGCGGCGGGACCGACGTCCAGGAGATCGACGGGGCCTCCAACACCGGCATCGACGACATCCGCAGCCTGCGGGAGAACGCCGCCTACGCCCCCTCCCGCCTGCGCTACAAGGTCTACATCATCGACGAGGTCCACATGCTGTCGAAGCAGGCCTTCAACGGGCTGCTGAAGACGCTCGAGGAACCGCCTCCCCACGTGGTGTTTATCCTCGCCACCACCGAGCCCAACAAAATCCCCGACACGATCCTCTCCCGCGTGCAGCGGTTCGATTTCCGCATGCTGACCGACGCCGAAGTGCGGGGCCGGCTGTCGGAAATGGCCCGCGCGGAAGGGATCTCCGCCGAGGAGGACGCCCTCGCCCTCATGGCGCGCTATGCCTTCGGATCGATGCGAGACGGGCAATCCCTCTTCGAGCAGGCGGCGGTTTCCGGCAACGGCGCCGTCACCGCGGCGCTGGTGGAAGGAATGCTCGGGCTGGTCGGGGTCGAGGCGGCGATCGACCTCGTCTCCGCGGCCGTCCTCGACGGCGCCGGAGCGGCCCTGACCCGGTTCGCCTCCCTGTTCTCCCGCGGCGCGGACCTCAAGTACCTGTACCTTTCCCTGATCGACGTCCTGCGCGACGCGGCGGTCCTCTCCTTCACCGGCCAGGAAGCGCTCCTCTTCCGCCACTCTCCCGCGTCCCTCGACCGGATGCGGGAGCTGACGGCGCGCCGCGTCCGGGAGGAATGGATGCTCCTCCTCGACATCGCCTTCCGGTCCGAGCGGGACGTGCTGGCGACCGAGTTCCCGCACCTCGGGTTCGAGCTGCTGCTGCTGCGCCTCGCCAACGCCCAGGGGCTCCTTTCCGTGGAAGCCCTCGCGGGGGAATCCACGGCGGCGCGACCGGCCGAGCGCCCCGTGACCGCGTCCCCGGCGCCGACGTTTTCCCGCAAGTCGGCCCCCCGTGTCGCCGCCCCGGTACCCGGGGAAACGGCACGCTCGTCCTCCGGCTTGTCCTCCATAGCGGCGGGAGCCGCGAAGGAGGACCCCGGCCTTTGGGACGCCGTTCGGCGGATTCTCGAGAGGAAGAAGAAGACGGTCCTGCTCGGTTTGCTCTCCCAGATGCGGGGAGAGATGCGGGGGGACGAATTCGTCGTCACCTGCGGGCACGAGATGATGCTCGACCGCTTGAAGGAGAAGAACAAGTGGGGGCCGCTCCTCTCCGCCCTCGAGGAAGCGGCCGGGCGCGCCGTGCCGGTCCGGTTGTCGGTTTCCACGGGAAAAAAAAGCCCGGAGCCTGACGCCGTAGCCTCGGGGGATGCCGGTCTCGAGCGCAAGGCGCTCGATGAGCCGGTCGTCCTCGAGATCTTGCGTACCTTCGAGGGATCGATGCTGGTCAAGGTGCAGCCCGCGCCGCCGGTCGAGGCTCCGCGGGACCTCACCGCGGCGGACGAGGACGCGGGGGATCCGGAGTTCCCGGAGGCGGTCGAGGAGGAGAGATGACGGACTTCAAGGACATGATGCGACAGGCGCAGGAAGTCCGCGACCGGTTCCAGCGCCTCCAGGAAGAGCTGGGGGGGCGCACCGTCGAGGGGTCGGCGGGCGGCGGGATGGTGGTGGCCGCCATGAACGGCCGCCAGGAGCTCCTCTCCGTGCGCATCGAGAAGGAAGTGGTCTCCCCCGACGACGTGGGGATGCTCCAGGACCTGGTCCGCGCGGCGGTGAACGACGCCCTCGCGCGCTCCCGGGAGGTGGCGGCCGAGGAGATGCGGAAGGTCACGGGCGGGATGCTGCCGCCGGGGATCCTGTGACCGCCGTCTATCCGAAGCCGCTGCGCCACCTCGTCCTCCTCCTCTCCCGTCTCCCCGGGATCGGGGAGAAGACCGCCACCCGCCTGTCGATGTTCCTTCTTTCGATGCCGCCCGGGTTCGTCCGCGAGCTGGGAGCGGCCATCGCCGGGATCCCGGAATCCGTGACAAAATGTTCCAAATGTTTTAACATTGCCGATGAGGACCCGTGCGCTTTCTGCGCGGACCCCGCGCGCCGGGATGACCTGATCTGCGTCGTGGAAGGTCCCACCGATATGGTCCCGATCGAGAAAAGCGGGGAGTTCAGGGGGAGGTACCACGTCCTCGGCGGGGCGATCTCGCCGATCGACGGCGTCATGCCGGACGACCTCCGGGTGCGGGAGCTCCTGGAGCGGACGTCCCGCGGCGGCGTTTCCGAGGTGATCCTGGCGACGAACCTCACGGCGGAAGGGGAGGCCACGGCGTCCTACCTCGCCGGGGTCCTCAAGGCGCGCAACATCCGCGTCAGCCGGATCGCCCACGGGCTCCCGATGGGGGCGGACCTCGAGTACGCCGACGAGATCACCGTCGGCCGGGCGATGAAGGGGCGGCGGGAATTGTGAACCGATCGACACGCACCGGAATATTCCAACGAGAGGGGCAGGGAAGATGACCCAGAGCGGCAAGGCGGTGAAACTGCCGGTGAAAAACGACCTCGGGTTCTTCGAGATCCGGATGGAGAGCATCGGCGGGTTGGGCGCGAACGTGGCCGGGAAGATCCTCACCGAGGCGGCGATCATCGGGATGGGGATGAACGGCGCCGGGTTCGCCTCGTACGGTTCGGAGAAGAAGGGGACGCCGATCAAGGCGTTCGTGCGGATCTGCGAGGGCGACCACCAGGTCCGGATCAACAGCCCGGTGGAGGAGCCGCACGTCCTGGCGATCTTCCACGAGGCGATGGTGAAATCGGTCCCAGTCACGGCGGGCGCGGTTCCCGGCAAGACGATCACGATCCTCAACACGCGCAAGACCCCGGCACAGGCGCGGGACTTCCTGAAGCTCGAGGGCGGGAAGGTCGGCGTGGTCGACGCCATGGAGGTCGCCATGACGACCGGCTCCCGGGTCAACATGGTGATGATGGGCGCCATCATGAAGGCGGCGGGGTTCTTCGAATGGAAGGCGGTCGAGGAGACGATCCTGGCCCAGTTCGGCAAGAAGTACGCTTCCCTGATGAAGGCGAACATGCTGGCGCTGAAGCGCGGGTTCGACGAGGTGAAATTCGAGGAGTTCCCCAAGGACGGCAAGTATCCGGCGCGGCCGTTCGAACGTCCGGTGCCGAAGCTCGGGTACGAGAACGCTCCCATCGGCGGCGCGATCTACTCGGTGGGGAACAACCGGTTCAAGGACCTGTCCGCCTCCCGTACCGGGGTCATCCCCCTCTTCATCAAGGGAAAATGCACGGCGTGCGGCGAGTGCGACATCACCTGCCCCGACTACTGCTTCGTGTGGGAGAAGGGGAAGGATCCCAAGACGGGGAAGGACGGGATGCTCCTGCTGGGGATCGACTACCAGTATTGCAAGGGGTGCATGCGGTGCACCTTCATCTGCAAGTTCGGCGCCCTGGTCGCGGGCAAGGAGAACGAGCACGACGTCGAAGCGATCACTGTTCGACACAAGGCGATGAAATAACGGACGTCCCGACATAAGGAGAAGACGAATGGCGCAGACGGCGAAGAAGACGAGCGGACGCCCCGCCCAGACGATGGTGGTCCAGAGCGGCAACGAGATCGCGGCGACGGCGGCAAAGCAGATCAACTACCACATCATGGGGTACTACCCCATCACCCCCTCCACCGAGATCGCGGAGAACCTCGACGCGATGAAGGCGGAAGGGGAGCACGGCATCCGGATGGTCCCCGGGGACGGCGAGCACGGCGCCGCGGGGATCTGCTTCGGCGCGAGCACCGGCGGCGGGCGGGTCTTCAACGCCACGTCGGCGAACGGGCTCCTTTTCGGCTTCGAGGAGCTCCCGGTCCAGTCGGGGACGCGGTTGCCGATGGTGTTCAACATCGTCACCCGCTGCGTGTCGGGGCCCCTCAATATCCGGGGCGACCACAGCGACATCATGCTGGCGATGAACACCGGGTGGGTCACCCTGATGGCGACCGACGCCCAGGCGGTCTACGACATGAACCTGATGGCCCCGAAGATCGGCGAGGACATGTCCGTCCGGCTGCCGGTGATGGTGGTCTTCGACGGCTTCTTCACCTCCCACCAGAAGCGACGCGTCGAGATCTTCGCGGACGACGCGACGGTGCGGGAATTCCTCGGGCCGTTCGTCGCCACGGTCACCTCGCTCGACCCGTCGAAGCCGGTCACGATCGGGCCGTACATGAACGACCCCGACCAGATCAACAACAAGAAGCAGCAGTCCGACGCGCTTCTTCGGGCCGAGGGCGTGATCGAAAAAGTCTTCGCCGAGTTCGAGGCGCTCTCCGGCCGCCACTACGACCTGGTCGAATCGTACCGGATGGAGGACGCCGAGGCGGCGCTCTTCATCCTCAACTCCGCGGCCGAGACGGCCAAGGAGGCGGTCGACGCGCTGCGGAAGAAGGGGATGAAAGTCGGCCTGGTCCGACCCAACGTGATCCGTCCGTTCCCGATCGAGGCGATCCGCGCGGCCCTTTCGAACGTCAAGGGGCTGGTGGTCGCCGACCGCCAGGACAACTTCGGCGCCCGCGGCGGCGCGATGGCGATCGAGGTGAAGGCGGCGCTGCAGGGGATGAAGGGGAACGCCACCCAGGTGGCCGCGCGGGTGTTCGGCACCGGCGGGAAGGAGTTCTTCGTCGAGGACGCCGAGGCGATGCTGCTCGAGGCGCTCGAGATCGTGAACGCAGGGACGGTGAAGGTCCCCTACGCCTACTTCGGGGTGAACCCGGGCGACCCGTCGTACCAGCCGCCGATGGCGTTCGCGCCGATCACCGAGGCGGAGGCGTCGGGGCTCATCCGGGTCGAGACCACGCCCGAGGGAAAGATGGAGGTCAAGGGAAACATCCTGCGCAAGCTGACGGAGCGGCCCAAGCGGATCGGCCCGGGCCACGGCGCCTGCCCCGGCTGCGGCATCTTCGTCAACATGGACACGTTCCTCAAGGGGATCGAGGGCCACGTGGTGATCCTCTTTCACACCGGCTGCGGGATGGTGGTCACCACCGGTTACCCGTACACGTCGCACAAGATCACCTACATCCACAACCTGTTCCAGAACGGCGCGGCGACCCTTTCCGGCGTCGTCGAGATGTTCGAGGAGCGTAAAAAGCGGGGCGAGCTCCCGAAGGACGAAAAGATCACCTTCATCATGGTGACCGGGGACGGCGGGCACGACATCGGCATGGGCCCCTCGATCGGCGCCGCGATGCGGGGGCACGGGATGATCATCTGCGAGTACGACAACCAGGGGTACCAGAACACCGGGGCCCAGCTCTCGTTCACCGTTCCGATGGGGCAGTCCACCTCCACCTCGAACTACGGCCCGTTTCAGCACGGCAAGAGCACGCACCACAAGGACACGGCGCAGATCTTCGCGGCGTGCCACATCCCGTACGTCTGCACGGTGGCCGAGAGCAACCCGCGCGACATGATCCGCAAGGCGGCCAAGGCCCAGATGTACGCGAAGGAGGGGCTCGCCTTCGTGAAGATGATCTCCATCTGCCCGCTGGCCTGGAAGACCGAGGAGCGGATCTCGTCCCAGATCGTGGGGGCCTCGGTCGATTCCTGCTTCTTCCCGCTCTACGAGGTCGAGCACGGCGTCACGACGATCAACTACGACCCGGAGGAGAAGGGGAAAAAGGTCCCCGTCACCGAGTGGCTGAAGCACATGGGGAAGACGAAGCACATGCTGAAGCCCGACTGCAAGCCCGAGCTCGACAAGTTCCAGGCCGAGGTCGACCGGCGCTGGGTGCGGCTGAAGGAGATGCACAAGAACCCGCTGCTGTAAGCGGCGGCGTAACGAATCGATCGGCCAAAACGACGAAGGGGAGGGGACGATGCGAGGGAAAAACATGCTTCGGGTGACGGCGATGGCGGTGGCGATGCTGTTTCTCGCGGGGGCGGCGTTCGCCGCCTCGAAGACGATCCGGCTGTCGCACATCACGGCCAAGGATTCTCCGTGGGACAAGGGGGCGAACAAGTTCGCCGAGCTGGTGGCGAAAAACACGAACGGGCGGGTCGAGGTGAAGGTCTACCCGCAGAGCCAGCTGGCGAACGGCAAACAGAAGGCCGAGCTCGAGATGCTGCAGTCCGGCGTCATCGACATGACGTGGGACTCGCCGATCATCCTCGCCCTCTTCCTCGACAAGCGGTTCGACGTCTTCAACCTGCCGTGGCTCTATCCTTCGATGGACGTGGCGAACAAGGTCGCCGACGGCCCGATGGGCGCCCTGGCCGACCGGTGGCTGGCCGAGAAGGGGATCGTGGGGCTCGGGATCGGCGTCAACGGATTCCGGGAACTCACGAACTCGAAGCACCCGATCACCTCGCCCGACGACATGAAGGGGATCAAGTTCCGGGTCGCCGGCACCAAGCTGTACCTCGAGACGTTCAAGCTGCTCGGGGCGAACGCCCTCACCATGAACTTCGGCGAGGTCTTCACCTCCCTGCAGCAGGGGGTGATCGACGGGCAGGAGAACCCGACCGCGATCATCGACTCGAGCAAGCTCTACGAGGTCCAGAAATATCTCACCATGTGGCACTACTCCTTCGACCCGCTCATCCTGTGCGTGAACAAGAAGCTCTTCGACTCCCTCTCCCCGGCCGACCGGAAGGCGATCCGCGCGGCGGCGAAAGACGCGGTGGCGTACGAGCGTGCCGTCTCCGCCGAGGAGGAGAAGCGCCTCCCCGCGGTCCTGGAGAAGAAGGGGATGCAGGTGAACACCTTGACGCCCGCCCAGATCGCCGTCTTCAGGGACCGGGTGAAGCCGGTCTACGCGATGGTGGGGGAGTACGTCGGGGCGGACAACATGAAGCTGATGCTCGCCGAGGTGGCCAAGGCGGGAAAGGCCCTGTCCGGGGCGACGGGCGGCAAGAAGGCGGCGCCGAAGAGGAAAAAGTAGCGGCGTTCGGCCGCTTCCGGTCTTGATCCGCAAGGTCTGGGACAACGTCGAGGAGGGGGCGCTCTGCCTCCTCCTCTTCTTTATGGTGACGGTCACCTTCATCACGGTGGTTACGCGCTACGTCTTCGATTTCCCGCTCTCCTACATGGACCAGCTGGTGCCCAACATGTTCGTCTGGGTCACCTTCCTCGGGGCGTCGGCCGCCGTCAAGCGGCACGCCCACCTCGGGCTCTCGGTGCTGTACGACCGGGCCCCCGCGGGGGGCCGTGCCGTTCTCGACGCGCTGATCCTCCTCGGGTGCGGCGCCTTCTTCCTCGGGACCGCCGTGTACGGCGCGAAAATCGTTTCCATGCAGATGGAGAACCGGCTGATGACGTCGCTCGGGTACCCGAGCTGGTTCGTCGGCCTCGCCGTGCCCGTCGGCTCCGTCCTGTTCGTCGTCCGCGCCGTCGAGGCATGGGCGCGCCACCGGCGGGGCGCGTGATGGATCCGCGCCTTCCGCTCCTCCTGTTCGGCTCCTTCGGGATCCTCCTGTTCCTCAATTTCCCGATCGCGGCGGCGTTGGGGATCTCGAGCGTCCTCGTCATCGGGGTGTTCGACCTTGCGCCGCCGGAGCTCATCCCCCAGCAGCTCCAGAGCGCGACCGACTCGTGGACCCTCCTGGCCGTCCCGTTCTTCATCCTCGCGGGGAACATCCTCGGGAAAACGGCGATCTCGGAACGGCTGGTCCGGCTCGCCCGGGTGGTGGTGGGACAGTTCCCCGCCGGGCTGGCGATGGTCGCCGTGATCGTCTCCATCTTCTTCGCCGGCATCTCCGGATCCGGTCCCGCCGACACGGCGGCACTGGGGGCGATCCTCATCCCGGGGATGGTGGCGGCGGGGTATGACAAGCGCTCCGCGGCGGCCCTCATGGCGGCCGGGGGCGGCATCGGCATCATCGTCCCCCCGTCGATCGCGCTCGTGATCTACGGCGTGGTGGCCAACGCCTCCATCTCGAGGCTGTTCATCGCCGGGATCCTGCCGGGGGCCCTGGTCGGATTCTCCCTGTTCTGCGTCTCGTATCTTCTCTTCGGGAAGGACCCGAACATCCGGCCGGAGAAGCGGGGGTCCCTCCGGGAGATCGGCACGGCGTTCAAGGA
The Deltaproteobacteria bacterium CG2_30_66_27 genome window above contains:
- a CDS encoding DNA polymerase III, subunit gamma and tau, with product MTYEALARKWRPKTFDEIVGQGHVTRALSNAITSGKIHHAYLFSGTRGVGKTTFARILARALNCEKGPTPTPCLTCPSCVEVGGGTDVQEIDGASNTGIDDIRSLRENAAYAPSRLRYKVYIIDEVHMLSKQAFNGLLKTLEEPPPHVVFILATTEPNKIPDTILSRVQRFDFRMLTDAEVRGRLSEMARAEGISAEEDALALMARYAFGSMRDGQSLFEQAAVSGNGAVTAALVEGMLGLVGVEAAIDLVSAAVLDGAGAALTRFASLFSRGADLKYLYLSLIDVLRDAAVLSFTGQEALLFRHSPASLDRMRELTARRVREEWMLLLDIAFRSERDVLATEFPHLGFELLLLRLANAQGLLSVEALAGESTAARPAERPVTASPAPTFSRKSAPRVAAPVPGETARSSSGLSSIAAGAAKEDPGLWDAVRRILERKKKTVLLGLLSQMRGEMRGDEFVVTCGHEMMLDRLKEKNKWGPLLSALEEAAGRAVPVRLSVSTGKKSPEPDAVASGDAGLERKALDEPVVLEILRTFEGSMLVKVQPAPPVEAPRDLTAADEDAGDPEFPEAVEEER
- a CDS encoding YbaB/EbfC family nucleoid-associated protein, with amino-acid sequence MTDFKDMMRQAQEVRDRFQRLQEELGGRTVEGSAGGGMVVAAMNGRQELLSVRIEKEVVSPDDVGMLQDLVRAAVNDALARSREVAAEEMRKVTGGMLPPGIL
- a CDS encoding recombination protein RecR is translated as MTAVYPKPLRHLVLLLSRLPGIGEKTATRLSMFLLSMPPGFVRELGAAIAGIPESVTKCSKCFNIADEDPCAFCADPARRDDLICVVEGPTDMVPIEKSGEFRGRYHVLGGAISPIDGVMPDDLRVRELLERTSRGGVSEVILATNLTAEGEATASYLAGVLKARNIRVSRIAHGLPMGADLEYADEITVGRAMKGRREL
- a CDS encoding pyruvate synthase gives rise to the protein MAQTAKKTSGRPAQTMVVQSGNEIAATAAKQINYHIMGYYPITPSTEIAENLDAMKAEGEHGIRMVPGDGEHGAAGICFGASTGGGRVFNATSANGLLFGFEELPVQSGTRLPMVFNIVTRCVSGPLNIRGDHSDIMLAMNTGWVTLMATDAQAVYDMNLMAPKIGEDMSVRLPVMVVFDGFFTSHQKRRVEIFADDATVREFLGPFVATVTSLDPSKPVTIGPYMNDPDQINNKKQQSDALLRAEGVIEKVFAEFEALSGRHYDLVESYRMEDAEAALFILNSAAETAKEAVDALRKKGMKVGLVRPNVIRPFPIEAIRAALSNVKGLVVADRQDNFGARGGAMAIEVKAALQGMKGNATQVAARVFGTGGKEFFVEDAEAMLLEALEIVNAGTVKVPYAYFGVNPGDPSYQPPMAFAPITEAEASGLIRVETTPEGKMEVKGNILRKLTERPKRIGPGHGACPGCGIFVNMDTFLKGIEGHVVILFHTGCGMVVTTGYPYTSHKITYIHNLFQNGAATLSGVVEMFEERKKRGELPKDEKITFIMVTGDGGHDIGMGPSIGAAMRGHGMIICEYDNQGYQNTGAQLSFTVPMGQSTSTSNYGPFQHGKSTHHKDTAQIFAACHIPYVCTVAESNPRDMIRKAAKAQMYAKEGLAFVKMISICPLAWKTEERISSQIVGASVDSCFFPLYEVEHGVTTINYDPEEKGKKVPVTEWLKHMGKTKHMLKPDCKPELDKFQAEVDRRWVRLKEMHKNPLL
- a CDS encoding C4-dicarboxylate ABC transporter permease, with translation MDPRLPLLLFGSFGILLFLNFPIAAALGISSVLVIGVFDLAPPELIPQQLQSATDSWTLLAVPFFILAGNILGKTAISERLVRLARVVVGQFPAGLAMVAVIVSIFFAGISGSGPADTAALGAILIPGMVAAGYDKRSAAALMAAGGGIGIIVPPSIALVIYGVVANASISRLFIAGILPGALVGFSLFCVSYLLFGKDPNIRPEKRGSLREIGTAFKDAAWGLLAPLIILGGIYGGVFTATEAATVAVVYGVIVGFFIHRDLKLSDLPGILIDTGVTTGVVMMIVCTASVFAWVLNTSGVAAAAAAGLLHLASGKIVGLLLINAVLLVAGSFMDAISIFYILLPILLPVVQVLGIDLVHFGIIMTINLAIGQITPPVGVNLFVACGIARISMKEISRAVLPMVAAQTAALLVVSFWPDLSLFLTRFMR